The following are from one region of the Salvia hispanica cultivar TCC Black 2014 chromosome 1, UniMelb_Shisp_WGS_1.0, whole genome shotgun sequence genome:
- the LOC125221546 gene encoding tryptophan N-monooxygenase CYP79A68-like yields the protein MKVETGFSNELPTLLAFFLVSLIFFILKSINKRSTVPPLPPGPTAYPIVGSLPEMLRKKPVFRWIHNVMNQLNTEIACIKLGRVHVIAVTSPELSIEFLKKHDSVFASRPDVSSARIASDGYLSPALSPSGNQWKKMRRVMVSEVLTNDVFRRLHAKRCDEADHLVRFVYNQCMNPHKSGVMNVRDVTRHYCGNVIRKMVFSKRFFGWGMEDGGPGMEEREHVDGLFTILSCLYGFAIADFVPWLEVFDLDGNKQMITNAIKKVRKYQDQEIEKRMEMRKLGLMSDENDILGILINLKNSQNEPLLSIREIKAVILEMMLAIIDNPSNAVEWTMAEMINQPKILAKACEELDRVVGKNRLVQESDLSKLIYVKSCLKESFRLHPVSPFNLPHVSSKDIVVGDYFIPRGSHVVLSRPGLGRNPRIWDEPLRFKPERHIADEVSNVLLVDHNLHILSFSTGRRGCPALELGSTTTTMLLARLIQGFRWKHPLVTNNIDLVESDHSLALAKPLVARAVPRLESQIYLQLM from the exons ATGAAAGTAGAAACCGGATTCAGCAACGAACTTCCAACGTTGCTAGCGTTTTTTTTGGtttcactaatatttttcatactaaaatcaattaacaaaAGATCGACGGTGCCGCCACTTCCACCGGGCCCCACCGCCTACCCAATCGTCGGCAGCCTGCCTGAAATGCTGAGGAAGAAGCCCGTATTCCGGTGGATACACAATGTCATGAATCAACTCAACACGGAGATCGCCTGCATCAAGCTAGGCCGCGTCCATGTCATTGCCGTCACTTCTCCGGAGCTTTCTATCGAGTTCTTGAAGAAGCATGACAGCGTCTTCGCCTCCCGGCCCGATGTCTCCTCGGCCCGCATCGCCAGCGATGGATACCTTTCACCGGCCCTCTCGCCCTCCGGAAACCAGTGGAAAAAAATGAGGAGGGTGATGGTGTCGGAGGTGCTCACAAATGATGTGTTCAGGCGGCTCCACGCAAAACGATGCGATGAAGCCGATCACCTCGTGAGATTTGTATATAATCAATGCATGAATCCACACAAAAGTGGAGTTATGAACGTGAGAGATGTAACTAGGCATTATTGTGGCAACGTGATAAGGAAGATGGTGTTTAGTAAAAGGTTTTTCGGGTGGGGAATGGAAGACGGGGGGCCGGGAATGGAAGAGAGAGAACATGTAGATGGATTGTTCACCATACTTTCTTGTCTCTATGGATTCGCTATTGCTGATTTTGTGCCGTGGTTGGAGGTTTTTGATTTGGATGGAAATAAACAGATGATCACAAACGCCATTAAGAAAGTGAGGAAATACCAAGATCAAGAAATCGAAAAGAGAATGGAGATGCGGAAGCTAGGGCTCATGAGCGACGAAAATGATATTCTTGGTATTTTGATCAACCTCAAGAACTCACAAAATGAGCCCCTCTTGTCAATTCGAGAGATCAAAGCAGTCATTCTT GAAATGATGTTGGCAATAATTGATAATCCATCAAATGCAGTTGAGTGGACTATGGCAGAGATGATCAATCAACCGAAAATTCTTGCTAAAGCATGTGAGGAATTGGACCGAGTTGTAGGAAAGAATAGGCTGGTTCAGGAATCGGATTTATCGAAACTAATTTATGTGAAGTCTTGTCTTAAAGAGTCATTTAGACTCCACCCGGTATCGCCTTTTAATTTGCCTCACGTTTCAAGCAAAGACATTGTCGTGGGTGACTATTTCATACCACGGGGGAGTCATGTGGTTCTTAGCCGCCCCGGTCTAGGGCGAAACCCTAGGATTTGGGATGAGCCTCTCCGGTTCAAGCCAGAGCGCCATATTGCTGATGAAGTCTCTAATGTCTTGCTTGTGGATCACAATCTacatattttgtcatttagtACCGGAAGACGAGGATGCCCCGCCCTTGAGCTTGGTTCTACCACAACAACTATGCTTTTAGCTAGACTTATTCAAGGTTTTAGGTGGAAGCATCCACTTGTTACCAATAATATTGACTTGGTTGAgtcagatcatagtttggcaTTGGCAAAGCCCCTGGTTGCTCGTGCAGTGCCTAGGTTAGAGTCACAAATTTATCTTCAACTcatgtaa